Proteins encoded within one genomic window of Episyrphus balteatus chromosome 1, idEpiBalt1.1, whole genome shotgun sequence:
- the LOC129921098 gene encoding protein croquemort, producing the protein MCCQCCSVTQRKIWVFGIGTLMLLMGVVVILIWPDMSTKMVQSSLVLKEGTENFENWKETPIPIYTKFTLFNWTNPEEFRNPNVKPNLVEMGPYVFLEKDLKMDLDFHENNTVSYYNRKSWFFIPEMSNGTLDDMVTAAHVITASVADMMRNRNKYVKKIMNFVLNHEGGELAVTKKAGEWIFDGYQDNLIDFLKLFNTSAIHIPYTKFGFLVDRNNSKEFDGRYMIGTGGDDIHKLGLLTNWNGRPTNGFYPGECGKVNGSTGDLLPPDLDVNEDITIYAVDTCRFLNLSPGGKVQVYGLDGYEWTGTADTLDSGENDPEQKCFCNPKEEECPKTGVVDCRRCRNNAPIFASFPHFYLGDQSYVDGVTGIKPVKEKHQFRFAIEPTMGVPLEIHARIQINLLIQPDNDFDIYKGVPKVMMPMFYFEQIAELTESLANRTKLGVNLKSYGLYLGYFLIAVGAIMDIIGIVLTVTKRWTRSADDDEELLTN; encoded by the exons atgtgttgCCAATGCTGTAGCGTGACGCAGCGAAAGATATGGGTATTCGGTATTGGAACCTTAATGTTATTGATGGGAGTTGTTGTCATCCTAATTTGGCCTGATATGTCTACTAAGATGGTACAATCG tCCTTGGTCCTTAAAGAGGGaacagaaaattttgaaaattggaaAGAAACTCCAATTCCAATTTACACCAAATTTACCCTCTTCAATTGGACAAATCCCGAGGAATTTCGGAATCCGAATGTCAAACCAAATTTAGTAGAAATGGGACCATATGTTTTCTTGGAGAAAGACTTAAAAATGGACTTGGATTTCCATGAAAATAATACAGTTTCATATTACAATCGAAAGTCTTGGTTCTTTATTCCAGAAATGTCCAATGGAACATTGGATGATATGGTGACAGCAGCTCATGTGATAACAGCT AGTGTTGCTGATATGATGCGTAATCGAaacaaatatgtaaaaaaaatcatgaatttCGTCCTCAATCACGAGGGCGGCGAATTGGCTGTGACAAAGAAAGCCGGCGAATGGATTTTCGATGGCTACCAAGACAATTTGATTGATTTCCTTAAACTCTTTAATACATCAGCAATTCATATTCCGTATACGAAATTTGGTTTCTTAGTTGATCGAAACAACTCAAAAGAATTCGATGGTCGATACATGATCGGAACTGGTGGCGATGATATTCATAAACTTGGCCTATTGACAAACTGGAATGGAAGACCAACAAATGGTTTTTATCCTGGTGAATGTGGCAAAGTAAATGGAAGTACTGGAGATCTACTTCCACCAGATTTAGATGTGAACGAAGATATTACCATCTATGCAGTTGATACGTGTAGATTTTTGAATTTATCCCCCGGTGGCAAGGTCCAAGTTTATGGTTTAGATGGTTATGAGTGGACTGGAACAGCTGACACTCTAGACAGTGGTGAAAATGATCCCGAACAAAAGTGCTTTTGTAATCCTAAAGAAGAAGAATGTCCAAAAACTGGTGTAGTCGATTGTCGAAGGTGTCGAAATAATGCACCAATTTTTGCATCATTCCCACATTTCTATCTTGGTGATCAAAGTTATGTTGATGGTGTTACAGGTATTAAGCCTGTAAAAGAAAAACATCAATTTAGATTTGCTATTGAACCAACAATGGGAGTTCCTTTGGAGATTCATGCGAGGATTCAAATTAATTTACTGATTCAACCAGATAATGATTTTga TATTTATAAAGGAGTACCTAAAGTTATGATGCCAATGTTTTACTTTGAACAAATTGCTGAATTAACAGAATCATTGGCCAATAGGACGAAG cttGGTGTCAATCTTAAAAGCTATGGCTTGTACCTTGGCTATTTCCTGATAGCGGTTGGTGCAATTATGGATATCATTGGAATTGTACTAACTGTGACAAAGAGATGGACACGTTCCGCTGACGACGATGAAGAACTACTGACTAACTAG